The Desulfonatronospira thiodismutans ASO3-1 DNA segment GTCCTTATGTCCCCGGGCGGTTCAGGCAGTCTTGATGTGTCCTCGACGGCCCTCAGGGCTGAGCTGTCAAACTCACTCCGGCCTGAACCCTCGACCACGCTGTAATCCAGAATACGCCCCCCCGAATCAATCTCCACCTGCACCCTGACCACCAGGTCCTCTTCACGCCCGATCCTGGGAAATCTCCAGTTTCTTTTGATGTGCTCGGCTGCTATTGCCTGATAAACCTCCAGGGCACCGCTCGGCTCCCGGGCCGGGCGCTCGCTTCGTCTCTGCTCCGCCTCTTCCTGCAGTTCCGCCAGGGCCTGTTGCCTTATTTCCTCCGGGGTTGGTTCCGGATCAGGTTCGGGCTCGGGATCAGGTTCCGGTTCAGGCTCAGGCTCAGGTTCGGGTTCTGGTTCGGGTTCTGGTTCGGGTTCTGGCTCAGGTTCGGGTTCGGGATCTGGTTCAGGATCTGGCCTGGGTACCGGTTCGGGATCCGGTTCAGGCTCGGGCTCTGGCTCGGGGTCTGGTTCCGGTTCAGGCTCCGGTTCTGGTTCC contains these protein-coding regions:
- a CDS encoding energy transducer TonB, encoding MQIVSFLVSFLMHVALILVTLITFSKRPQEFPEDLTRHVYEVELSHFARQAPEPEPEPEPEPEPDPEPDPEPEPEPEPEPEPDPEPEPEPEPDPEPVPRPDPEPDPEPEPEPEPEPEPEPEPEPEPEPEPEPDPEPEPDPEPTPEEIRQQALAELQEEAEQRRSERPAREPSGALEVYQAIAAEHIKRNWRFPRIGREEDLVVRVQVEIDSGGRILDYSVVEGSGRSEFDSSALRAVEDTSRLPEPPGDIRTLVIDFNLQDML